The Microbacterium schleiferi genome contains the following window.
CGCGCGAGGTTGTGTCTCACGCGGATGGCGGATGCGGCTGCGGCGGATGCGGCGGGTGCGGGGGCGTCAGGCGGTCTGGGCGAGGCCCTCTTCCAGGGCGACCCAGGCGAGCATGGCGCACTTCACGCGGGCGCTGAACTTCGAGACGCCCGAGAGGGCTGCGGCGTCCTCGTAGATCTCCTCATCGAGGTCGATCGTGCCGCGTGAGCGCAACGCCTCGCGGAAGCCATCGATCAGCTCGGTCGCCTTCTCGCGCGGGACGCCGTTGACGAGGTCGACGAGCATGGATGCCGAGGCCTGCGAGATCGAGCAGCCCTGACCTTCCCACGTCACATCGCGGATCGTCTGCCCGTCATCCGAGACGCGCACCCGCAGGGTGACTTCGTCGCCGCAGATCGGGTTGCGCTGGTAGCTCGTGCCGGAGTGGTCGTCGGCCTCGGCCAAACCGAAGCCGTGCGGACGCTTGGAGTGGTCCAGGATCAGTTCCTGGTACAGGGATTCAAGACTCATCAGGATGCTCCGAAGAAAGCGCGGACGCCGCGGGTTGCGTCCAGGAATCGATCGACCTCGTCGGGGGTCGTGTACACGGATGCCGAGGCTCGTACCGACGCCGTAAGCCCGAACCGGCGATGCAGCGGCTGCGCGCAATGGTGCCCCACGCGCACGGCCACCCCCCGCGAATCCAGGAACTGTCCGACGTCGTGGGCGTGGACGCCCTCGACGGCGAAGGATGCGAGCCCGACACGGGGTGCGGCATCCGTATCGCCGAGCAGACGGATGCCGGGAATCTCGCTCAGTCCGTCGCGCATGCGCCGCTCGAGATCGACCTCGTGGGCGTGAACGGCGTCCATGCCGAGGGAACGCAGGTAGCGGGCCGCAGCGGCGAGCCCGACAGCCTGCGAGACCGGCTGGGTGCCCGCCTCGAACCGCTGCGGAGAGGGCAGATACTGGGCCTCGTCGAGCGTGACGGTCGTGATCATCGAACCGCCGGTGAGGAACGGCGGCAGGGCGTTTAGCAGCTCGTGCTTTCCGTAGAGCCCGCCGATGCCGTACGGGCCGAGCATCTTGTGCCCCGAGAACACGGCGAAATCCACGCCCGTCGCGGGCAGGTCGATGCTCAGGTGCGGTACCGACTGACAGGCATCCATCACCGTGATCGCGTCGACCCCGCGCGCGAGAGCCACGAGGTCGTCGATCGGGTTGATGATGCCGAGCACGTTCGACACGTGCGGGAACGCGACGATCCGGGTCCGGTCGCCGATCAGTTCGGTCGCCGCTGCCATGTCGAGCTGTCCGTCGTCGAGCACCGGGATGTGACGAAGTCGCGCGCCCGTCCGTGCGGCGAGCTCCTGCCACGGGATGAGGTTCGCGTGGTGCTCGGACTCGGTGAGCACGATCTCGTCATCCGGGTGCAGCGCGAAGCGCCGGGCGGCCGGTCCGCCGCGACCGAGCGTCGCATTCCCGATGGCGTATGCGATCAGATTGATGCCGGCGGTTGCTCCGGATGTCCACACAAGTTCGCCCTCGCCAGCGCCGACGAACGCGGCGACGGCGTCGCGGGCATCCTCGAAGGCGTCAGTGGACTCCGCGGCGAGGGTGTGCGCCCCGCGGTGGACGGCAGCGTTGGTGTGCGTGAGGAATTCGACCTCGGCGTCAATCACCTGCTGCGGCTTCTGGCTCGTGGCGGCGGAGTCGAGATACGCGAGCGGGTGGCCGTTGACCTCCTGCGCGAGCAGGGGGAAATCGGCGCGGATGGCGTCGAGATCCAGCGGGGTCACGGCAGGAACGGTCACTACTCCAGCGTACGCGCCGCAGGGGTGGGCGGTTCGAGTTCGGATGCCGCCTACAGCTCGGGACGTTCGAGGCTCGAGTGCTCCGCGTGTTCGAAGTTCTCGACGGGATCGTAGGGACGTCCGGCGCGCTCCTGGCCGGGGACGGGGCGTGACCGACGACCGTAGATCAGCTCCGACGAGTCCAGCAGCCACGGCACGAGCGTGATCGTGACCCCGTGAATGAGCATGAGCTGCTGAGCGAGCCGACGTGAGCGGCGGTTGTGCAGCAGGGTCTCCCACCAGTGCCCGACGATGTACTGCGGCAGGTACACGGTCATCACGGCGGGCCCGTTCTTCTCCCGGTAGCGCCGGATGAACTCACCGATCGGGCCCGCGTACGTGCGATACGGCGAGTCGATGATGACAAGCGGAAGCGGGATCCCGTGGGCCTTCCACTCCTCCTGCAGGGCGTCAGCATCCTCGTGGTCGGTGGCCACGTGCAGGGCGATCGTCTTGTCGTGGCGGGCGGCAACCGCATAGTCGAGCGCCTTGAGCACGGGCTTTTGCAGCCGACTGACCATCACGAGTGCGACATCGCCGTCCGAGCCGAAGTGGATCTCGTCATCCATCCGGATCTCGTGCTCGACGTCCCGGTAGTACCGGTTCACGCCGAGCATGAGCATCGCCAGGATCGGGATCGCCAGGAAGACGAGCCACGCGCCGTGCGTGAACTTCGTGATGGTCACGATGACCAGCACCGTCGCGGTGAAGGTCGCGCCGGTCGTGTTGATCACGAGCCCCGTGATCGCCCCACGTCGCTCGATTCCGGATGCCGGGTCTCGCCGCGCTTCGATCCGTGTGGTGGCGCGGATGATGCGACGCCAGTGGCGTACCATCCCGAGCTGCCCCAGCGAGAACGAGACGAAGACGCCGATGATGTACAGCTGAATGAGGGTCGTGAGGTTGGCCTGATAGATCACGAGCACGGCGATCGCGATGAGCCCGAGCACGAGCATCCCGTTGGAAAAGACGAGCCGGTCACCGCGGGTGTTGAGGGCTTTCGGTGCGTATCCGTCGCGAGCGAGCACAGCCCCGAGCAGCGGGAATCCGTTGAACGCGGTGTTGGCTGCCAGCAGCAGCACGAGGGCGGTCGCGCCCTGGATGAGGTAGAAGGGGATCGAGCCCATGCCGAATGTCGCCGCCGCGACCTGCGCCATGAGGCTCGGCTGCGGCTGGTTCTCACAGTCGAAGCCGACGAGCGTGCACGGGTCTTCGGCGTAGTGCACACCGGAGACCAGGGCCAGCACCGTGAGTCCCGCGAACAGCAGAATCGCGACCCCGCCCATCATCGTGAGGGTCGTCTGAGCGTTGCGCACCTTGGGGCGGCGGAAGGCGGGCACACCGTTGGAGACTGCTTCAACGCCGGTCAGGGCGGAGCATCCACTCGAGAACGCGCGCAACACGAGCAGGATGACGGCGGCCTGCGACAGGCTCTCGGCCTGCACCGCGAACTCTGCCGACGACGCGACCGGCGGATCCCCCAGCGCCGTGCGCACGAGACCGGTGCCGATCATGAAGACCACCGACCCGATGAACACATAGGTGGGGATCGCGAAGACGAGGGATGCCTCGCGCACGCCCCGGAGGTTGATCAGCACGATGACCACGACGAAGCCGATGGCCAGCTCGACCCGCGCCGGATCGAGCCCCGGCAGCGCCGAGATGATGTTGTCGACCCCGGAAGCCACTGACACGGCGACAGTGAGGACATAGTCGACCAAGAGCGCGGCCGCCACGACGACGCCGGGCACCTCGCCGAGGTTCTTGCGGGCGACCTCGTAGTCTCCGCCGCCCGACGGGTACGCCTTGATCAGCTGCCGGTAGCTGAGAACGACGACGCTCAACAAGACGACGACGGCTGCAGCGATCCAGGGAGAGAACGCCAGGAATGCGAGCCCACCGGTCAACAGGATCATGAGCAGTTCCTGCGGCGCATACGCCACGGACGACAGAGCGTCGGAGGCGAAGATGGGCAGCGCCATCTTCTTGGGGAGCAGGTGCTCGTCCATGGCGTCGGACGACAGCGGCTGGCCCAGCAGGATGCGCTTCGCGACGGGCGTCTCGGGTACGCCCGGCTCGGGCGCGTCAAGTGTCACGGCGGGCGAGATTACGCCTGCGCGCGCGGGAGCGCAAGCGGCGAATATCCCTGATCAGTCCCGACGTCGAGCGGTGCTGCCGCGTACGACCAGCTCGTACGGCAACTCCTCGCGGTCGGGCACGGCGCCGGCGGGCCGTTCGAGTTCGTGCAGGATCGCGGCGGCGGCCCGAGCGCCCTGGCCCGACGGGAACTGGTCAACCGTCGTGAGCTGGAAGAAGCGGCCGAGCTCGTGGCCGTCGATGCCGGCCACCGACAGGTCTTCGGGCACGCGATACCCGAGGTCGCGCGCGGCCAACATCGCCCCGATGGCCATCTCGTCGGATGCTGCGAAGATCGCTGTCGGGGTTGCTCCGGGGCGGCCGAGGAGCTGCTTCGCAGCGCGGAATCCGCCTTCGATCGTGAAGTCGCCGGGTTCGAACAGTTCCGGTCGCGGGTCGACTCCCGCCGCGCGCAGCGCTAACTCGAACCCGTGCCGGCGGCTGGACGGGATGTGGAAGTCGATGTCGAACTCGGGGTCGGCGCCGATATGGCCGATGTCGCGGTGACCCATCGCCAGCAGGTGCTCGGTGGCCAGACGCCCCAACCCGACATCGTCGATCGATAGTGTCGGAAGCAGGGCGTTGGGTCCGCCGATCGCGATCACCGGCATCCCGAGCGACAGCAGCGCCCGCGACTCGTACTCGCCGAGCTCCAGCGCGACGGCGATGACCCCGTCGACGCGTTGCCGGCGCAGGAACGTGTCGAAGACCTGCCGTCGGTGCTCGAGGTCCGGGGTCACGTTGTAGAGCGTGATGTCGTATCCGGCACGAGTCACTTCGGTGGCGATGCCGCTGAGCAGCGTGCTGAAGAACCACCTGTCGATGTGGGGGATGACGACACCGATGTTGCGGGTGCGTCCGGATGCCAGGCTCGACGCCGACGAGGATACGACGTAGCCGAGTCGGCGGGCAGCCTCCTGGACCCGCTCACGGGTGGGTTCCGAGACGTTGTGCTTCCCGCTCAGCGCGCGCGAAACGGTCGCCGTGGAGACGCCCGCCTCGCGGGCTACCTCATCGATTCCGACCATGGCGACCCCCGCGACTCACTCGCCGGTGAGCCACACCGCCTGGTCGACCGGCAGCATCCTGTCGGCGAGCGGGCCGCTGGAGACGACGATCCTGCCCGACGGAAGCTCGATGGGCTCGTCGCTCAGGTTGGCCACGGCAGTGATGGACCCGTTGCGGAACGCGATGACATCGGGGCCGAAACCGTCGACCCAGTCGAGAACCCCTGCACCCAGGCCGCGTGCGCGACGCTCGGCGAGGAGGTTCTTGTAGAGAGTGAGGGTCGATTCCGGATCGTCGCGCTGGGCGTCGCGAGCCAGGCCCGCCCACTCCGTGGGCTGCGGCAGCCAGGACTCGCCGGTGGTGTTGAAGCCGTAGGCGGGTCCTTCCGAGGTCCACGGCAGCGGCACGCGGCATCCGTCTCGGCCATACCGCTCACCCTTGGTGCGGAACCAGGTCGGATCCTGGCGCGCCTCGTCGGGAAGATCGATCACCTCGGGCAGGCCGAGCTCTTCTCCCTGGTAGAGGTAGGCAGATCCGGGGAGCGCAAGCATCAGCGTCGTCGCGGCGCGGGCACGGCGCAGTCCGACCTCGGGGATCGGCTTGCCGGGGACTTCGGCCCGATCCCCGCCCCCTGCGGGTTCTCGGCGGTCAGCGCAAGACGAGATGCATGGCGGACGACGTCGTGGTTGGAGAGCACCCAGGTGCTGGGGGCCCCAACCGCGCCGTAGCTCTCGAGCGAGTCGGCGATCACGGCGCGCAGCTTCTCGGCATCCCAGGGAGTCTCGAGGTACTCGAAGTTGAAGGCCTGGTGCATCTCGTCGGGCCGCACCCAGAGGGCGGTCTGGGCGATCGTGGGGAGCCACGCCTCCGCGCACAGCGCACGGTCGCCGTCATACTCGGCGAGCAGCGCATGCCAGTCGCGGTAGATCTCGTGCACGCCCTCCTGCCCCCAGTACGGGACGGCGGCCTCGCCGCCCCCCATCGAGCCCGCGTCCTTCGGCGGCGTGTAGTCGGGCAGGCCCTCCGCCTTCACGAGCCCGTGGGCGACGTCCACACGGAAACCGTCGACGCCGCGATCGAGCCAGAAGCGCAGGATGCGGCGGAACTCCTCGCGCACCTCGGGGTTGGACCAGTCGAAATCCGGTTGCGAGGCATCGAACAGGTGCAGGTACCACTGACCGGGGGTGCCGTCGGGTTCGGTCAGGCGCGTCCAGGCGCCACCGCCGAAGACCGACTCCCAGTTATTGGGCGGTAGGTCGCCCCCGGCGCCGGTGCCATCACGGAAGATGTACCGCGCACGCTCGGGGCTGCCGGCGGGAGACGCGATCGCTTTCTGGAACCACTCATGCTGATCGGACGAGTGGTTGGGGACGAGGTCGACGATGATCCGGATGCCGCGGGCGTGCGCCTGCGCGAGCATCTCGTCGAAG
Protein-coding sequences here:
- the sufU gene encoding Fe-S cluster assembly sulfur transfer protein SufU, translated to MSLESLYQELILDHSKRPHGFGLAEADDHSGTSYQRNPICGDEVTLRVRVSDDGQTIRDVTWEGQGCSISQASASMLVDLVNGVPREKATELIDGFREALRSRGTIDLDEEIYEDAAALSGVSKFSARVKCAMLAWVALEEGLAQTA
- a CDS encoding SufS family cysteine desulfurase, whose protein sequence is MTVPAVTPLDLDAIRADFPLLAQEVNGHPLAYLDSAATSQKPQQVIDAEVEFLTHTNAAVHRGAHTLAAESTDAFEDARDAVAAFVGAGEGELVWTSGATAGINLIAYAIGNATLGRGGPAARRFALHPDDEIVLTESEHHANLIPWQELAARTGARLRHIPVLDDGQLDMAAATELIGDRTRIVAFPHVSNVLGIINPIDDLVALARGVDAITVMDACQSVPHLSIDLPATGVDFAVFSGHKMLGPYGIGGLYGKHELLNALPPFLTGGSMITTVTLDEAQYLPSPQRFEAGTQPVSQAVGLAAAARYLRSLGMDAVHAHEVDLERRMRDGLSEIPGIRLLGDTDAAPRVGLASFAVEGVHAHDVGQFLDSRGVAVRVGHHCAQPLHRRFGLTASVRASASVYTTPDEVDRFLDATRGVRAFFGAS
- a CDS encoding APC family permease, with product MSPAVTLDAPEPGVPETPVAKRILLGQPLSSDAMDEHLLPKKMALPIFASDALSSVAYAPQELLMILLTGGLAFLAFSPWIAAAVVVLLSVVVLSYRQLIKAYPSGGGDYEVARKNLGEVPGVVVAAALLVDYVLTVAVSVASGVDNIISALPGLDPARVELAIGFVVVIVLINLRGVREASLVFAIPTYVFIGSVVFMIGTGLVRTALGDPPVASSAEFAVQAESLSQAAVILLVLRAFSSGCSALTGVEAVSNGVPAFRRPKVRNAQTTLTMMGGVAILLFAGLTVLALVSGVHYAEDPCTLVGFDCENQPQPSLMAQVAAATFGMGSIPFYLIQGATALVLLLAANTAFNGFPLLGAVLARDGYAPKALNTRGDRLVFSNGMLVLGLIAIAVLVIYQANLTTLIQLYIIGVFVSFSLGQLGMVRHWRRIIRATTRIEARRDPASGIERRGAITGLVINTTGATFTATVLVIVTITKFTHGAWLVFLAIPILAMLMLGVNRYYRDVEHEIRMDDEIHFGSDGDVALVMVSRLQKPVLKALDYAVAARHDKTIALHVATDHEDADALQEEWKAHGIPLPLVIIDSPYRTYAGPIGEFIRRYREKNGPAVMTVYLPQYIVGHWWETLLHNRRSRRLAQQLMLIHGVTITLVPWLLDSSELIYGRRSRPVPGQERAGRPYDPVENFEHAEHSSLERPEL
- a CDS encoding LacI family DNA-binding transcriptional regulator — protein: MVGIDEVAREAGVSTATVSRALSGKHNVSEPTRERVQEAARRLGYVVSSSASSLASGRTRNIGVVIPHIDRWFFSTLLSGIATEVTRAGYDITLYNVTPDLEHRRQVFDTFLRRQRVDGVIAVALELGEYESRALLSLGMPVIAIGGPNALLPTLSIDDVGLGRLATEHLLAMGHRDIGHIGADPEFDIDFHIPSSRRHGFELALRAAGVDPRPELFEPGDFTIEGGFRAAKQLLGRPGATPTAIFAASDEMAIGAMLAARDLGYRVPEDLSVAGIDGHELGRFFQLTTVDQFPSGQGARAAAAILHELERPAGAVPDREELPYELVVRGSTARRRD